A single Hippocampus zosterae strain Florida chromosome 17, ASM2543408v3, whole genome shotgun sequence DNA region contains:
- the tmem220 gene encoding transmembrane protein 220 yields MNPTNMDDSEKANYSEIPNRDSAGTLEKGRLDVSCGRPQTRMALHVNAYTATTWMLVVWRACNGMMALFFGLATYVQINDPDAALWMVGYGIPAFLCALIGLKPHVTEMLAWRRVADLHIMLCTGMLLIIGWKLYRQNTTGLFQEEEAREFGGVVLTIVWLLLCRHSGRSAVGKLRVSAAILVTLFPFVCWFYFHVHEELRANWPSHCKTAL; encoded by the exons ATGAACCCAACGAACATGGACGACAGTGAAAAGGCAAATTATAGTGAGATTCCAAACAGAGACTCGGCGGGGACCCTTGAAAAAGGACGCCTGGATGTCTCGTGCGGGCGGCCGCAGACGAGGATGGCGCTCCACGTCAACGCGTATACGGCGACCACCTGGATGCTTGTTGTTTGGCGAGCGTGCAATGGGATGATGGCTTTATTCTTCGGCTTGGCGACGTACGTACAG ATCAACGATCCAGATGCCGCTTTGTGGATG GTGGGCTATGGCATTCCTGCCTTCCTCTGTGCGCTCATTGGGTTGAAACCCCACGTGACAG AGATGTTAGCATGGAGACGTGTGGCTGACTTGCACATAATGCTGTGCACTGGCATGCTCCTCATCATTGGATGGAAGCTTTACAGGCAGAACACAACAGGCCTCTTCCAAGAAGAAGAGGCCAG aGAGTTTGGTGGTGTGGTGTTGACAATTGTATGGCTTCTGCTGTGTCGTCACTCTGGAAG GTCGGCGGTGGGCAAGTTGAGAGTGTCGGCCGCCATTCTCGTCACACTGTTTCCATTTGTGTGCTGGTTTTACTTCCACGTCCATGAGGAGCTACGTGCCAACTGGCCGTCACACTGCAAGACTGCACTGTAA
- the LOC127589354 gene encoding protein SCO1 homolog, mitochondrial — MSLRVMFYHLGCKRFGGYDKVLQSVRLFHRLIRRDLEPMRMLSPSPTSVCCRVNVRQWHSCLATRYQHLQSAKWFSTLPPPPSSRDKSKKTGPVTWKSLAVTFAIGGALLGGMKYFKSEKEELMEKERNKSMGRPALGGPFSLVDHKRNSVSSDDFLGQWVLIYFGFTHCPDICPDELEKMMEVVDEIDKIKSLPKLTPILITIDPDRDTPEAMGAYVKEFSPKLIGLTGTRAQVEQVSRAYRVYYSQGPKDEDNDYIVDHTIIMYLVGPDGHFVDYFGQNKRNTEISNAIAAHMRKYKTEK; from the exons ATGTCACTAAGGGTTATGTTTTACCATCTGGGCTGCAAACGGTTTGGCGGTTATGATAAAGTCTTACAAAGCGTCAGATTATTCCACAGACTCATACGAAGAGACCTCGAACCGATGCGCATGCTGTCACCGTCGCCGACAAGCGTCTGCTGCCGA gtgaatGTGAGGCAGTGGCACTCCTGCCTAGCAACACGATATCAACATCTGCAAAGTGCCAAGTGGTTTTCCACGCTACCCCCACCGCCTTCGTCGCGGGACAAATCCAAAAAGACTGgg CCCGTCACGTGGAAATCTTTAGCAGTAACTTTTGCCATCGGGGGAGCTCTGCTCGGTGGGATGAAATACTTCAAGAGTGAAAAAGAAGAAC TGATGGAAAAAGAGCGGAACAAGTCGATGGGGCGACCGGCACTTGGAGGACCATTTTCACTGGTGGACCACAAGAGGAACTCGGTGAGCAGCGATGACTTCTTGGGCCAGTGGGTGCTGATCTACTTCGGCTTCACGCACTGTCCTGACATCTGCCCCGATGAGCTGGAGAAAATGATGGAAGTGGTGGACGAAATTG acaAAATCAAGTCCCTGCCCAAGCTGACGCCCATCCTCATCACCATTGACCCTGACAGGGACACCCCGGAGGCCATGGGGGCCTACGTCAAAG AGTTTTCTCCGAAGTTGATAGGCCTGACGGGGACGAGGGCTCAAGTGGAGCAAGTGTCGAGAGCTTACCGAGTTTACTACAGTCAAGGACCCAAAGATGAAGACAATGACTACATC GTGGACCACACCATCATCATGTACCTGGTCGGACCTGACGGACACTTTGTGGACTATTTTGGTCAGAACAAAAGAAACACGGAGATCTCCAACGCCATCGCAGCTCACATGAGGAAGTACAAGACGGAGAAGTGA